In Dermacentor variabilis isolate Ectoservices chromosome 7, ASM5094787v1, whole genome shotgun sequence, a genomic segment contains:
- the LOC142587951 gene encoding uncharacterized protein LOC142587951 isoform X2, with amino-acid sequence MQFRGGCGKGANSFSTYQKCMEKCSYNQGAAALPTSGQNLQNEQPLMGIPGVPSQVGPPKPPAQPSIPVQPGQPSTPGLGLSNQPGESGLPFQSAGSGVPGHPRPAGAPGSTSSTFPPSMSMQSGPSSTPDIGLPNQPALSGQPAQSAGSGLPGQASSAGAPGHASSTLPPNPPAQSAPTKAMPYMCLKPPVRVSCGKVEQAWFFDPNTTTCKIFTYTASSCENVRNKFRTESMCQAVCSRGQATATSPTSKQHPNELPSGGKPSVPGQSGQNVNPGQPAVTVSPNKTAEPSKPGQMSPVGPPGQPAPAGPPSKSGPSQVPGPTSPVGPAAQPSTTTLPIQPGLPQKPGQMHPGPSVLPSRSPASNQNGLPQAHGQVGPNSLPAQTTPLGPPIQSGLPQKQGLSRLGPAGRSTMFTSHVPAGLPSKPTDVNQAGPSGGPALPGRRI; translated from the exons ATGCAGTTTCGCGGGGGCTGCGGAAAAGGTGCCAACAGCTTCTCTACGTATCAGAAGTGCATGGAGAAATGCAGCT ATAACCAAGGGGCGGCGGCCCTCCCAACTAGCGGACAAAACCTCCAAAACGAGCAACCGCTCATGGGTATACCCGGTGTGCCTAGCCAGGTTGGCCCACCCAAACCACCAGCCCAGCCCAGCATACCTGTACAACCTGGCCAACCAAGTACACCCGGCTTAGGCTTATCCAACCAACCTGGTGAATCCGGCCTGCCTTTCCAAAGTGCCGGATCCGGTGTGCCTGGTCATCCTAGACCAGCAGGAGCTCCCGGTTCCACCAGCTCTACCTTCCCGCCCAGTATGTCAATGCAATCTGGTCCATCTAGCACACCCGACATAGGCTTACCCAACCAGCCTGCTCTTTCCGGTCAACCCGCTCAAAGCGCCGGATCAGGACTGCCTGGTCAAGCTAGCTCAGCAGGGGCTCCCGGTCACGCCAGCTCTACCTTGCCGCCCAATCCACCAGCTCAATCAG CACCCACTAAGGCCATGCCCTACATGTGCCTTAAACCACCGGTCAGAGTTTCCTGTGGGAAAGTAGAACAGGCTTGGTTCTTCGACCCAAACACCACCACCTGTAAAATATTCACCTACACCGCTTCCTCTTGTGAGAATGTTCGCAACAAGTTTCGGACAGAAAGTATGTGCCAGGCTGTATGCTCAC GTGGCCAGGCTACGGCTACGAGCCCTACGTCCAAACAACACCCAAACGAGCTTCCGTCTGGTGGAAAGCCCAGTGTCCCCGGTCAGTCCGGACAAAATGTCAATCCTGGCCAGCCAGCGGTAACAGTGTCTCCCAACAAAACCGCTGAACCTTCGAAACCCGGACAAATGAGTCCAGTTGGTCCCCCTGGCCAACCTGCCCCTGCTGGCCCACCCAGTAAATCTGGCCCATCCCAAGTACCAGGACCAACCAGCCCAGTCGGCCCAGCTGCACAGCCTTCCACTACTACTCTACCCATCCAACCCGGCCTACCCCAAAAACCTGGACAAATGCACCCAGGGCCATCTGTCCTGCCTAGCCGATCTCCCGCTTCTAACCAAAATGGACTACCCCAAGCACACGGACAAGTCGGCCCAAATAGCTTACCAGCACAAACCACCCCTCTTGGTCCACCAATTCAATCCGGCCTGCCACAAAAGCAAGGGCTTAGCCGACTCGGGCCAGCTGGTCGCTCTACAATGTTTACGTCACACGTGCCAGCTGGCCTACCGTCGAAACCTACAGATGTCAACCAAGCTGGCCCATCTGGTGGGCCTGCCCTCCCTGGCCGACGCATCTAG
- the LOC142587951 gene encoding uncharacterized protein LOC142587951 isoform X1, which yields MQFRGGCGKGANSFSTYQKCMEKCSYNQGAAALPTSGQNLQNEQPLMGIPGVPSQVGPPKPPAQPSIPVQPGQPSTPGLGLSNQPGESGLPFQSAGSGVPGHPRPAGAPGSTSSTFPPSMSMQSGPSSTPDIGLPNQPALSGQPAQSAGSGLPGQASSAGAPGHASSTLPPNPPAQSASFQKSSKVAKKQPPFCTKPPFLGSCRPLAQTWYYSSTEKRCTQLGVGFCNGGSNKFLSENKCKDTCQSPTKAMPYMCLKPPVRVSCGKVEQAWFFDPNTTTCKIFTYTASSCENVRNKFRTESMCQAVCSRGQATATSPTSKQHPNELPSGGKPSVPGQSGQNVNPGQPAVTVSPNKTAEPSKPGQMSPVGPPGQPAPAGPPSKSGPSQVPGPTSPVGPAAQPSTTTLPIQPGLPQKPGQMHPGPSVLPSRSPASNQNGLPQAHGQVGPNSLPAQTTPLGPPIQSGLPQKQGLSRLGPAGRSTMFTSHVPAGLPSKPTDVNQAGPSGGPALPGRRI from the exons ATGCAGTTTCGCGGGGGCTGCGGAAAAGGTGCCAACAGCTTCTCTACGTATCAGAAGTGCATGGAGAAATGCAGCT ATAACCAAGGGGCGGCGGCCCTCCCAACTAGCGGACAAAACCTCCAAAACGAGCAACCGCTCATGGGTATACCCGGTGTGCCTAGCCAGGTTGGCCCACCCAAACCACCAGCCCAGCCCAGCATACCTGTACAACCTGGCCAACCAAGTACACCCGGCTTAGGCTTATCCAACCAACCTGGTGAATCCGGCCTGCCTTTCCAAAGTGCCGGATCCGGTGTGCCTGGTCATCCTAGACCAGCAGGAGCTCCCGGTTCCACCAGCTCTACCTTCCCGCCCAGTATGTCAATGCAATCTGGTCCATCTAGCACACCCGACATAGGCTTACCCAACCAGCCTGCTCTTTCCGGTCAACCCGCTCAAAGCGCCGGATCAGGACTGCCTGGTCAAGCTAGCTCAGCAGGGGCTCCCGGTCACGCCAGCTCTACCTTGCCGCCCAATCCACCAGCTCAATCAG CTTCGTTTCAAAAATCTTCAAAGGTTGCAAAGAAGCAGCCGCCGTTCTGCACAAAGCCGCCGTTTCTAGGTAGCTGCCGACCATTAGCACAGACTTGGTACTACAGCTCTACAGAAAAGCGCTGTACCCAGTTGGGTGTCGGCTTTTGCAATGGAGGCAGCAACAAATTTCTCTCTGAAAATAAATGCAAGGATACATGTCAAT CACCCACTAAGGCCATGCCCTACATGTGCCTTAAACCACCGGTCAGAGTTTCCTGTGGGAAAGTAGAACAGGCTTGGTTCTTCGACCCAAACACCACCACCTGTAAAATATTCACCTACACCGCTTCCTCTTGTGAGAATGTTCGCAACAAGTTTCGGACAGAAAGTATGTGCCAGGCTGTATGCTCAC GTGGCCAGGCTACGGCTACGAGCCCTACGTCCAAACAACACCCAAACGAGCTTCCGTCTGGTGGAAAGCCCAGTGTCCCCGGTCAGTCCGGACAAAATGTCAATCCTGGCCAGCCAGCGGTAACAGTGTCTCCCAACAAAACCGCTGAACCTTCGAAACCCGGACAAATGAGTCCAGTTGGTCCCCCTGGCCAACCTGCCCCTGCTGGCCCACCCAGTAAATCTGGCCCATCCCAAGTACCAGGACCAACCAGCCCAGTCGGCCCAGCTGCACAGCCTTCCACTACTACTCTACCCATCCAACCCGGCCTACCCCAAAAACCTGGACAAATGCACCCAGGGCCATCTGTCCTGCCTAGCCGATCTCCCGCTTCTAACCAAAATGGACTACCCCAAGCACACGGACAAGTCGGCCCAAATAGCTTACCAGCACAAACCACCCCTCTTGGTCCACCAATTCAATCCGGCCTGCCACAAAAGCAAGGGCTTAGCCGACTCGGGCCAGCTGGTCGCTCTACAATGTTTACGTCACACGTGCCAGCTGGCCTACCGTCGAAACCTACAGATGTCAACCAAGCTGGCCCATCTGGTGGGCCTGCCCTCCCTGGCCGACGCATCTAG